One window of the Labilibaculum sp. genome contains the following:
- a CDS encoding MFS transporter, translating to MPNENNKLIFKSRIPYWLVLFTIFISLMPIALVLGIYLSGASSAASYYGVDIIDVKYSTVVYYLAIAASFPLEAKFFNYFSSKPYLIGCSIIYAAINLILYNSHSFALLLVLRFAGGMLSLGFIGMIFSLVFKQFQAQRSRILGYATMYAALFSSAPLAQLLDAFIFTKYDFNSIFLFKIYSALPGIILLCYILKKGTDLRRDGKIPLKLIRWESFVLYASSLLLAAYILLYGQYYHWFNSMRITVCTIVLVFFMCLFFLRQFKLEEPYIDLKIYKSRNFRIGMLLLVLFYFSKGDMNLLNGFFSNSVHLDMYHKGYIMLINAAGIASGSLISARFILAGRKIRLIWMTGFGALLAYHVYILCILSNQAEISDLLIPLFLQGFGNGTLIISIVIFYVTSVPAEIAFSASVTGVAFRAVTFTASMALTSYMGLHFQKIHYQSAAHEITSLNPYAVQRIGQYKQALLNGGASIPQSNAGAIKLLGKAVANQNNLLFVRDYYLYMSAFILLIIMGIALIPHFQYHIKKIGAKLIPM from the coding sequence ATGCCAAACGAAAATAACAAACTCATTTTTAAAAGCCGGATACCTTACTGGTTGGTATTGTTTACCATTTTTATAAGCCTGATGCCCATTGCCTTGGTATTGGGAATCTATCTGAGCGGAGCATCCAGCGCAGCAAGTTACTACGGTGTTGACATTATCGATGTTAAATATTCCACGGTAGTTTACTACCTTGCCATTGCCGCTTCGTTTCCTCTCGAGGCCAAATTTTTCAACTACTTTTCGTCCAAACCCTATTTAATAGGCTGCAGCATTATCTACGCAGCAATAAACCTTATTCTATACAACAGTCATAGCTTTGCTTTGCTATTGGTGCTCCGATTTGCCGGCGGCATGCTTTCGCTGGGCTTTATTGGCATGATATTCTCGCTGGTTTTTAAGCAATTTCAGGCACAACGCAGCCGGATTTTAGGCTATGCAACCATGTATGCGGCCTTATTTTCCAGTGCTCCTCTTGCCCAATTATTAGACGCATTCATATTTACCAAATACGACTTTAACAGCATTTTTCTATTTAAAATTTATAGTGCCTTACCCGGAATTATATTGCTTTGCTACATTCTTAAAAAAGGCACAGATTTAAGGCGCGATGGAAAAATCCCCTTAAAATTAATTCGCTGGGAGAGCTTTGTTCTTTATGCATCATCCCTGTTATTGGCAGCCTATATTTTATTGTATGGGCAATATTACCATTGGTTTAACAGCATGCGGATTACGGTTTGCACAATTGTTCTGGTATTTTTTATGTGCTTGTTTTTCCTCCGGCAATTTAAACTCGAAGAACCCTATATCGATTTAAAGATTTACAAGTCGCGAAATTTTCGAATAGGCATGTTGCTGTTGGTGCTGTTTTACTTTAGCAAAGGCGACATGAATTTGCTCAATGGATTCTTTTCCAACAGTGTTCATTTAGATATGTATCACAAGGGCTATATCATGCTGATTAATGCTGCAGGTATTGCCTCAGGATCGCTTATATCTGCCCGGTTTATTTTAGCCGGACGAAAAATACGGCTGATCTGGATGACTGGTTTTGGCGCGCTGTTGGCTTATCATGTTTATATTCTTTGCATTTTAAGCAATCAGGCTGAAATCTCAGATTTACTCATTCCCCTGTTTTTACAAGGATTTGGGAATGGAACTCTGATCATCTCTATTGTGATTTTCTATGTGACTTCAGTTCCTGCCGAAATAGCTTTCTCAGCTTCGGTTACGGGAGTAGCTTTTCGCGCCGTTACTTTTACCGCCAGCATGGCCTTAACTTCCTATATGGGGCTGCACTTTCAAAAAATTCATTACCAAAGTGCAGCCCACGAAATTACTTCGCTCAATCCGTATGCAGTGCAACGCATCGGTCAGTACAAACAAGCATTACTCAATGGCGGAGCAAGTATCCCTCAGAGCAATGCCGGTGCCATTAAACTTTTGGGAAAAGCAGTCGCAAATCAAAACAATCTCTTATTTGTCAGAGATTATTATTTATACATGAGTGCCTTCATCCTGCTTATCATCATGGGAATCGCTTTAATTCCTCATTTTCAGTATCACATTAAAAAAATTGGAGCCAAACTAATCCCAATGTAA